The following proteins are encoded in a genomic region of Bacillus sp. Marseille-Q1617:
- a CDS encoding DUF4179 domain-containing protein: MSMKEWMELDVDQLELLDVSDAEKERVKQHVWKKRKKAPVWRKIAAAAVIMIGATTAASFALPSVASQIPFMDDVIRYFNGEENKNFETFSTDIGLAETDNGVTVMIDNAVYDGTNITVSFAIETEEDFGEFMQMTGPNWFDVAGSTGSGGSNEITRISETRYVGLSTFTPHFEDEPPEEVDISWTPHAFTNMENDLEEKGDWSFAFSLERLEGEEKLINEIVQHDDVTFTLKSVEFTDVSTVIAYEQVVTDELLEKWQSVTPVFRVTDDLGHVYIDGTGGGGVSKDDGKTFKGTTAFGTIHENASQLIIQPVEIASLMSGKGHEEVELEPIVIELGE, from the coding sequence ATGAGCATGAAGGAATGGATGGAGCTTGATGTCGATCAGCTTGAGTTACTGGATGTGTCGGATGCGGAAAAAGAACGGGTCAAACAGCACGTATGGAAAAAACGCAAAAAGGCACCGGTTTGGCGTAAGATTGCAGCGGCCGCTGTCATTATGATCGGGGCGACGACTGCAGCAAGTTTTGCGTTGCCGTCAGTTGCATCACAAATACCATTTATGGATGATGTCATCCGGTATTTTAATGGAGAAGAAAACAAGAACTTTGAAACGTTCTCCACAGATATCGGTCTTGCGGAGACGGATAATGGGGTGACGGTCATGATCGACAATGCGGTATACGACGGAACGAATATCACGGTGTCGTTCGCGATTGAAACGGAAGAGGATTTCGGGGAATTCATGCAAATGACCGGACCGAACTGGTTTGACGTCGCGGGATCAACCGGGAGCGGAGGCAGCAACGAAATCACACGGATCAGTGAAACGCGCTATGTCGGCTTATCCACCTTTACACCGCACTTTGAGGATGAGCCTCCGGAAGAGGTGGACATCAGTTGGACGCCGCATGCCTTTACAAACATGGAAAATGATTTAGAGGAGAAGGGGGATTGGTCATTTGCCTTTTCGTTGGAGCGCCTTGAAGGTGAGGAGAAACTTATCAATGAAATCGTCCAGCACGACGATGTAACCTTTACGCTGAAATCGGTTGAATTCACGGATGTGTCTACGGTCATTGCCTATGAGCAGGTGGTGACGGATGAACTCCTTGAAAAATGGCAGAGTGTGACACCTGTTTTCAGAGTGACTGACGATCTTGGTCATGTGTACATCGATGGAACGGGCGGCGGTGGTGTGTCGAAGGATGACGGTAAGACTTTTAAAGGGACCACTGCGTTCGGTACAATTCATGAAAATGCCAGTCAGCTCATCATTCAGCCGGTTGAGATTGCAAGTCTGATGTCAGGTAAGGGGCATGAAGAAGTTGAGCTTGAGCCGATTGTGATTGAGCTGGGGGAATAG
- a CDS encoding MFS transporter, with product MFKTKNNIYLLYFYLFFAQLFFDRALWVIYLGDKGMTFGEIGLLEALLHLAIVLFEVPTGMIADLYGRKVSLVIGNLFSLLYALLMLISGTFTVFTLAFLSMGLMVTFHSGAEQAFAYDTLKNQNREKDYTRVIGSMTAISLLSLSLAKFLGGFMAEVSWEWVYVSTIVTHVLAVIPLLFMKEPERDKTEDIGGRWYNQWVHQFKLGVRVWKNNPVIHQPVVLFILASAVMVIIVFYGQEYFIQLGYSSIVVGAIFTIEGLLGVVMAKIAYKVEERFKFFNILYYGLGLFLMFFILFIFATDWAILLSFLFLAQLLSLFEPIFSSFIQRFLESNVRSTFLSLIGLMESFVIMISFPLFGYAIERSGFTDGFAGLLVIFFVMAGGYLVVGRMRARRKM from the coding sequence ATGTTTAAGACAAAAAACAATATCTATCTGCTTTATTTTTATCTATTTTTTGCACAGTTATTTTTCGACCGTGCGTTATGGGTCATTTATTTAGGCGATAAAGGCATGACGTTCGGTGAGATCGGACTGCTCGAAGCTTTGCTGCATCTCGCCATTGTGTTATTTGAGGTGCCGACCGGCATGATCGCCGATTTGTACGGGAGGAAGGTCAGCCTCGTAATCGGGAATCTGTTCAGCCTCCTGTATGCACTGCTCATGCTAATAAGCGGGACATTTACGGTGTTCACGCTCGCGTTTCTGTCGATGGGGCTGATGGTCACCTTCCATTCAGGGGCCGAGCAGGCATTCGCGTATGACACATTGAAAAATCAAAACCGTGAAAAAGACTATACGAGGGTCATCGGGAGCATGACGGCGATTTCCCTATTATCGTTGAGCCTGGCTAAATTCCTCGGCGGCTTCATGGCCGAGGTCAGCTGGGAATGGGTATACGTCTCGACGATCGTCACCCATGTCCTTGCCGTGATTCCGCTGCTGTTCATGAAGGAACCAGAACGTGATAAGACGGAAGACATCGGCGGTCGATGGTATAACCAGTGGGTCCATCAATTCAAGCTTGGTGTGAGGGTCTGGAAAAACAATCCCGTCATCCATCAGCCTGTCGTACTGTTCATATTGGCGAGCGCTGTGATGGTGATCATCGTGTTCTACGGACAGGAATATTTCATTCAATTGGGCTATTCTTCGATCGTGGTCGGGGCAATTTTCACGATTGAAGGACTGCTCGGTGTCGTGATGGCAAAGATTGCATACAAGGTGGAGGAACGGTTCAAGTTTTTCAATATCCTTTATTACGGATTGGGACTATTCCTGATGTTCTTTATCCTGTTCATCTTTGCCACTGACTGGGCGATCCTGTTGTCCTTCCTGTTCCTGGCGCAGCTGTTGAGCCTGTTCGAACCGATCTTCAGCTCATTCATTCAGCGCTTCCTGGAAAGCAACGTCAGGTCGACATTTCTTTCACTGATCGGGTTGATGGAGAGTTTTGTAATCATGATCAGCTTTCCGCTGTTTGGATATGCAATTGAGCGGAGCGGGTTTACGGATGGATTCGCGGGCTTGCTGGTGATCTTTTTTGTGATGGCCGGAGGGTATTTGGTTGTTGGACGGATGAGGGCGCGGAGGAAGATGTGA
- a CDS encoding nucleotidyltransferase family protein, which produces MLKTEEDILAVIRRDDEMMEILEAASTLDLPDWWICAGFVRSKIWDTLHGFDERTKTPDVDVIYFDDTRLDEAVEKEWENKLRSILTGIPWSVKNEARMHVINHIPPYTSSEDAISKFPETATALGVKLNKENQLVLTAPCGIEDVLNLELKPTAYFMETKERAVIYEERVRKKNWKGIWNKIRIHHIGEHGE; this is translated from the coding sequence ATGTTGAAGACAGAAGAAGATATTCTTGCGGTGATCCGACGCGATGATGAGATGATGGAGATTTTGGAGGCTGCGAGCACATTGGATTTGCCGGACTGGTGGATATGTGCAGGATTCGTCCGGTCGAAAATCTGGGATACGCTGCATGGGTTCGATGAACGGACGAAGACTCCGGATGTGGATGTGATTTATTTTGATGACACGAGATTGGATGAAGCGGTTGAAAAGGAATGGGAGAATAAGTTGAGAAGCATTTTGACCGGCATTCCCTGGTCTGTTAAAAATGAGGCCAGGATGCACGTTATCAATCATATCCCACCCTACACTTCTTCTGAAGATGCCATTTCCAAATTTCCTGAAACGGCCACGGCTCTTGGGGTGAAGCTGAACAAGGAAAATCAGCTGGTTCTAACCGCACCTTGCGGGATAGAGGATGTACTAAATCTGGAATTAAAACCAACCGCTTATTTTATGGAAACGAAAGAGCGTGCAGTGATTTACGAGGAGCGGGTCAGGAAGAAGAATTGGAAAGGGATTTGGAATAAGATTCGAATTCATCATATAGGGGAACATGGTGAATAA
- a CDS encoding zinc-binding dehydrogenase, with amino-acid sequence MKAVRVTGYGDVDMLEVVDIPVPEPKANEVLVNVKACAINNTEIWMREGAYGTGTQSGWRPEGVQFPRIPGSDITGQVVKVGSSVPQSMIGRDVVLFPFTSSGESGLEHISEDMSFIGSEYDGGYAEYVVWPAELCFNMPLSGYSESAVFSVSGLTAWHMVNQIQVQPGETILVTGANGGVGSLNVQIASNVFGAKVIAVVGDLGGEERLKELGASHVVSYHSEHLEEDILNANGGPVDSVLDVVGDALFDTSLQVLKKGGKFCISGSAGGQQTNLDFRTLYLKHITMYGSVLGTREEFKEMLIAISEGKITPVIDKTFPLEQAKEAQVYFKEKGKLGKIVLLP; translated from the coding sequence ATGAAAGCGGTGCGAGTAACGGGATACGGGGATGTGGATATGCTGGAAGTGGTGGATATCCCGGTTCCTGAACCAAAAGCTAATGAAGTTCTTGTGAACGTTAAGGCTTGTGCGATTAATAATACTGAAATCTGGATGAGAGAAGGGGCTTACGGAACCGGCACCCAATCGGGCTGGCGGCCGGAGGGGGTGCAGTTCCCGAGGATTCCCGGCTCTGATATTACGGGGCAGGTTGTGAAAGTCGGGAGTTCTGTACCTCAATCGATGATAGGCAGGGATGTTGTGCTGTTTCCTTTTACCTCGAGTGGGGAAAGTGGATTGGAGCATATTTCGGAGGATATGTCGTTCATCGGATCGGAGTATGACGGCGGGTATGCTGAATATGTCGTGTGGCCGGCTGAACTCTGTTTTAATATGCCTCTTTCCGGTTATTCGGAAAGCGCCGTTTTTTCGGTGAGCGGGTTGACAGCGTGGCATATGGTGAACCAGATTCAAGTCCAACCTGGGGAAACGATCCTGGTAACGGGTGCGAATGGCGGGGTGGGTTCGTTGAATGTGCAGATCGCGTCAAATGTTTTTGGCGCCAAGGTCATTGCGGTCGTTGGTGACTTGGGCGGTGAAGAAAGGTTGAAGGAATTAGGGGCGTCCCATGTCGTATCCTATCACTCCGAACACCTGGAAGAAGATATTCTAAACGCGAACGGGGGACCAGTCGACTCCGTCCTGGATGTGGTGGGCGACGCTCTATTCGACACGTCTCTTCAGGTTCTGAAGAAAGGCGGGAAGTTCTGTATATCGGGCTCTGCCGGGGGACAGCAGACAAATCTCGATTTTCGGACCTTGTATTTAAAACATATCACCATGTACGGGTCTGTGCTGGGGACTAGAGAAGAGTTCAAAGAGATGCTGATAGCCATTTCTGAAGGGAAAATAACACCTGTCATCGATAAGACCTTTCCATTGGAACAAGCAAAAGAAGCACAGGTGTATTTTAAGGAGAAGGGGAAGCTGGGGAAGATCGTATTGCTGCCTTAG
- a CDS encoding GNAT family N-acetyltransferase yields MNVRLVEINSENWYECCQLELTKDQAEYLESNAISIAQTKFEPTLRAFAIYGDEKMAGFLMFNSVKEELGAYWVYRIMVERSSQGKGIGKEATRRMIEEMAKLPDAEKIVVGYHPDNKGAHNLYAGLGFIDEGDRFGREMAVVKYL; encoded by the coding sequence ATGAATGTAAGATTAGTAGAAATCAACTCGGAAAATTGGTACGAGTGCTGCCAATTGGAATTAACCAAAGATCAAGCCGAATACTTGGAATCAAATGCGATTTCGATTGCGCAGACGAAATTCGAACCGACGCTCAGGGCATTTGCCATTTACGGTGATGAAAAGATGGCCGGGTTCCTGATGTTCAATTCAGTTAAGGAAGAGCTTGGCGCGTACTGGGTCTACAGGATCATGGTAGAACGGTCCAGTCAGGGAAAAGGGATAGGAAAAGAAGCAACGAGACGGATGATAGAGGAAATGGCCAAGCTGCCTGATGCGGAAAAAATCGTCGTCGGCTACCACCCGGACAACAAGGGTGCCCATAACCTGTATGCAGGCCTCGGGTTTATTGATGAGGGAGACCGATTTGGCAGGGAGATGGCTGTGGTTAAATATCTATAA
- a CDS encoding YkvA family protein — protein MEKMKEWAKKLKQQILVLYLAYKDDRVPWYARLFTACVVAYALSPVDLIPDFIPVLGYLDDVILVPVGIVFALKMIPDEVIVECERKAEEMLKKDKPKNWLAGSVIILLWFIMMVWGILKVYGLFG, from the coding sequence ATGGAGAAAATGAAGGAATGGGCGAAAAAATTAAAACAGCAAATCTTGGTCCTTTATTTAGCGTATAAGGACGACAGGGTGCCATGGTATGCAAGATTATTCACAGCGTGTGTAGTGGCGTATGCGCTGAGTCCGGTTGATTTGATTCCTGATTTCATACCTGTACTTGGCTATTTGGACGATGTCATTCTCGTTCCTGTGGGTATCGTCTTTGCGTTAAAGATGATACCAGATGAAGTAATAGTAGAATGTGAGCGAAAGGCAGAAGAAATGTTGAAAAAGGACAAGCCGAAAAATTGGTTGGCGGGTTCAGTCATTATTTTGTTATGGTTCATCATGATGGTGTGGGGTATTCTGAAGGTTTATGGGTTATTCGGCTAG
- the rpsN gene encoding 30S ribosomal protein S14 → MAKKSKVAKEKKRQETVMKYAALRRELKEKGDYEALKKLPRDSSPTRLKNRCEVTGRPRGYLRKFKMSRIAFRELAHKGQVPGVKKSSW, encoded by the coding sequence TTGGCAAAGAAATCAAAAGTGGCAAAGGAAAAGAAACGTCAAGAGACGGTGATGAAATATGCAGCGTTAAGGAGAGAGCTGAAGGAGAAAGGGGATTATGAAGCGCTTAAGAAGCTTCCGCGGGATTCTTCCCCGACGCGGCTGAAGAACCGCTGTGAGGTAACGGGGCGTCCGCGTGGATATCTAAGAAAGTTCAAGATGTCGCGTATTGCATTCCGTGAGTTGGCGCATAAAGGCCAGGTTCCCGGTGTAAAGAAATCAAGCTGGTAA
- a CDS encoding type B 50S ribosomal protein L31, which translates to MKKDIHPEYHDVVFMDTNSGFKFLTGSTMNSSETIEWEDGNVYPLLKVEVSSDTHPFYTGRQKFSDRGGRAERFMKKYKMK; encoded by the coding sequence ATGAAAAAAGACATTCACCCAGAATATCATGATGTAGTGTTTATGGATACAAACAGCGGATTTAAGTTCCTGACGGGTTCCACGATGAACTCAAGTGAGACGATCGAGTGGGAGGACGGAAACGTTTATCCGCTCTTGAAAGTGGAAGTCAGTTCCGACACCCATCCTTTCTATACGGGAAGACAGAAGTTCTCCGATCGCGGAGGCCGTGCGGAGCGCTTCATGAAGAAATACAAGATGAAATAA
- a CDS encoding class I SAM-dependent methyltransferase, which translates to MTEFWESSFIQNQTMWGFEPADSAIRTKDFFLENNVKEVLIPGIGYGRNAKVFMDSGMKVTGIEISKTAIELARESGLEIPIFHGPVSDMPFENKQYDGIFSYALLHLLSEEEREKFIRDCYDQLKPGGYMVFTTISKDAPMYGKGRQLGEDYFEIMEGVKMYFYDRESIERDFADVDLVEVSEIMEPHKNAEGKPPFSFLVITCRKQS; encoded by the coding sequence TTGACTGAATTCTGGGAATCGAGTTTTATACAAAATCAAACGATGTGGGGATTCGAACCTGCAGACTCGGCCATCAGGACGAAGGACTTTTTCCTTGAGAATAACGTGAAAGAAGTACTGATCCCCGGTATTGGATATGGTCGGAATGCGAAGGTCTTTATGGACAGCGGAATGAAGGTCACGGGCATCGAGATTTCAAAAACAGCGATTGAACTGGCTAGGGAGAGCGGACTTGAGATTCCTATATTTCACGGGCCGGTATCCGATATGCCGTTTGAAAACAAACAGTACGACGGGATTTTCAGCTATGCACTTCTCCACTTGTTGAGTGAAGAGGAGAGAGAAAAGTTTATCAGGGACTGCTATGATCAGCTGAAACCCGGCGGATACATGGTGTTTACCACGATTTCTAAAGATGCCCCAATGTACGGAAAGGGCAGACAGCTCGGTGAGGATTATTTCGAGATCATGGAAGGTGTGAAAATGTACTTCTATGATAGGGAATCAATCGAGCGTGACTTCGCGGATGTTGATCTTGTGGAAGTGTCGGAGATTATGGAGCCTCATAAGAACGCGGAGGGGAAGCCGCCGTTTTCTTTTTTGGTGATTACATGCAGGAAACAATCATAA
- the mraY gene encoding phospho-N-acetylmuramoyl-pentapeptide-transferase translates to MLDVSDQIIPAIIAFILVAVLSPFFIALLRKLKLLQPIRKELPSNHQLKKGTPLMFGIILLTGMIVSILFSPTPIMYFLAVTYILFGFIGFLDDFWKASRQDPLGVSGRTKLVLQFLFTGSLLFYVISELGIDTGIRITENVSFDLPMVVYFIVIALFVVGSANAINFTDGLDGLLGVVAIPTYFFFFVISDTPEVKLFSLVMIGCLLGFLIYNLFPAKAFMGDTGSLAIGGSLSFLAVIEKVEVLIPLLFIIYFAEQLSVILQVASFKMTGKRIFRMTPIHFHYGLKYEWSENTIVTVFGFVSWVCTFICLAYWKFVLYP, encoded by the coding sequence ATACTAGATGTGAGTGATCAAATCATCCCGGCCATCATTGCCTTTATTTTAGTCGCTGTTCTGTCCCCGTTTTTCATTGCTCTGTTAAGAAAATTAAAGCTCCTTCAGCCGATAAGGAAAGAGCTTCCTTCCAATCATCAGTTGAAAAAAGGGACTCCGTTAATGTTTGGGATCATTCTTTTAACAGGTATGATCGTATCCATCCTATTTTCACCTACGCCAATCATGTATTTCTTGGCTGTGACGTATATTCTATTTGGATTTATCGGTTTTTTGGACGATTTCTGGAAAGCATCACGCCAGGATCCTTTAGGGGTATCGGGAAGGACCAAGCTTGTATTGCAATTCCTGTTTACGGGCTCACTGCTTTTCTACGTGATCAGCGAGCTGGGGATCGATACGGGAATACGGATTACGGAAAATGTCTCTTTCGATCTTCCGATGGTGGTCTATTTCATCGTGATCGCCTTGTTTGTTGTTGGGTCGGCGAATGCCATCAATTTTACGGATGGCCTGGACGGGCTGTTAGGTGTGGTTGCCATCCCTACATACTTTTTCTTCTTTGTGATTTCAGACACCCCAGAGGTGAAGCTTTTTAGTTTGGTCATGATTGGATGCCTGCTCGGTTTTCTGATTTATAATCTATTCCCGGCAAAAGCGTTCATGGGAGATACGGGATCATTGGCGATAGGCGGATCGCTTTCATTTCTTGCCGTGATTGAGAAGGTGGAGGTGCTTATTCCACTGTTGTTTATCATCTATTTTGCCGAACAGCTTTCGGTGATTCTGCAGGTTGCCTCATTTAAAATGACAGGGAAGAGGATCTTCAGGATGACCCCGATTCATTTTCATTATGGGTTGAAATACGAGTGGTCCGAGAATACGATTGTGACGGTGTTCGGGTTTGTTTCCTGGGTTTGTACGTTTATTTGTTTGGCTTATTGGAAATTTGTACTTTATCCCTAA